Proteins encoded in a region of the Stieleria neptunia genome:
- a CDS encoding peroxiredoxin-like family protein has product MVTDVSADDPSTLSSQLQETAANASKRYPAEVLQTFQAGIDNVRATGIEKSAKQVGDKAADATLKGWDAQPVTLSEVWEKNPVILMWYRGGWCPYCNLQLRAMQKQLGAIEGAGAKLVVLTPELPGNAKETAAANDLEMLVLHDANNQLARKFGIVFQLPDAILPVYRDKLQLAKRNGSDAMELPLAATYVINTEGKITYAFLDADYKKRAEPAEVVAAVKQLR; this is encoded by the coding sequence ATGGTCACCGACGTTTCCGCAGACGATCCGTCGACTCTGTCTTCCCAACTCCAGGAAACGGCAGCCAACGCTTCCAAACGCTATCCTGCCGAAGTTCTTCAAACCTTCCAAGCCGGCATCGACAACGTTCGGGCCACCGGCATCGAAAAATCGGCCAAACAAGTCGGCGACAAGGCTGCCGATGCGACGCTGAAAGGCTGGGACGCCCAGCCGGTCACGCTCAGTGAGGTGTGGGAAAAGAACCCCGTCATTTTGATGTGGTATCGCGGAGGGTGGTGCCCGTACTGCAATCTGCAATTGCGAGCGATGCAGAAACAGCTCGGTGCGATTGAGGGGGCGGGGGCCAAGCTGGTGGTGCTGACGCCGGAGCTTCCGGGAAATGCCAAGGAGACCGCCGCGGCCAATGATCTGGAGATGCTGGTCTTGCATGATGCCAACAATCAGTTGGCCAGGAAGTTCGGCATTGTGTTTCAATTGCCCGACGCCATCTTGCCGGTCTATCGAGACAAGCTGCAGCTTGCCAAACGCAACGGCAGCGATGCGATGGAGCTTCCGTTGGCCGCCACCTACGTCATCAACACCGAAGGCAAGATCACCTACGCATTTCTCGACGCGGACTACAAAAAACGAGCCGAGCCTGCGGAAGTGGTCGCCGCAGTCAAGCAACTGCGCTAG
- a CDS encoding helix-turn-helix domain-containing protein has protein sequence MKQFDTKRPEFSPYGFTCETWTPTRMSRPDRHNEIEMNLLTAGSLTYLLGGQRTTIQAGRLAIFWAAIPHQIVEVAGDSPYYVVTLPLSELLRAGLDLTLTNRILQGELLVDATQGELDVKTFGRWEHDLKSDDRTLERAARLEVQARLLRFTHSVTDTPVATSMTHLSRADQLACYIARNYRQPLTSQSIAAANGVHANYAMNLFRKTFGTTMTAFIVQHRLSHAQRLLVTTDDAIVNVALDSGFQSLSRFNEAFKAGCGCAPREFRKMHRPTIPGQSTS, from the coding sequence ATGAAGCAGTTCGACACCAAACGCCCCGAGTTTTCGCCCTACGGATTCACATGCGAAACGTGGACGCCGACCCGAATGTCCCGTCCGGACCGGCACAATGAGATTGAAATGAACCTGCTGACGGCCGGTTCGTTGACCTACCTTCTAGGCGGTCAACGGACGACAATCCAGGCGGGCAGACTGGCGATCTTCTGGGCGGCGATTCCTCATCAAATCGTTGAGGTCGCAGGGGACTCGCCCTACTACGTCGTGACACTGCCATTGAGCGAGTTGTTGCGGGCGGGGCTCGACTTGACGTTGACGAATCGAATTTTGCAGGGGGAACTCCTGGTCGATGCCACGCAAGGCGAGTTGGACGTGAAAACTTTCGGGCGGTGGGAGCACGATCTGAAGAGCGACGACCGTACACTGGAACGGGCTGCACGATTGGAGGTGCAAGCACGCCTTTTGCGTTTCACCCACAGCGTTACCGACACACCTGTCGCCACCTCGATGACCCATTTGTCACGCGCCGATCAATTGGCGTGTTACATTGCGCGCAATTACCGGCAACCGCTGACCTCTCAATCGATCGCTGCAGCAAACGGCGTGCACGCCAATTACGCGATGAACCTGTTCCGCAAGACGTTTGGCACGACGATGACGGCGTTTATCGTCCAGCACCGTCTCTCTCACGCGCAGCGACTGCTGGTCACGACCGACGACGCGATCGTGAACGTCGCACTGGACTCGGGTTTCCAAAGCCTAAGCAGGTTCAACGAAGCATTCAAAGCAGGCTGCGGCTGCGCCCCGCGAGAATTCCGCAAAATGCATCGCCCAACCATTCCTGGTCAATCCACATCTTGA
- a CDS encoding AraC family transcriptional regulator, with amino-acid sequence MMVPKDDWFGRVATDDAVRAKMAFEHLRNHGLSHFACYAPPIGRYSDVRADAFLQVVGDNGFECSLYETGSDEDKGWLTNHANVRRWLARLPRPLGVFAADPYPARQMVEICTLESIRVPDDVAILSGDDDDLLCNVASPHLSAVELASHRIGDSAAQLLSRMMKGAAAPKRTTLIPPLRVRSRHSTDVLAIEDEELAEILKCIRDSAADGITVSSLTRRFPISRRRLEQRFRSVLNRSPAEEIRRVRMEHACRLLLDSDQSIASIALKTGFATGASLSQAFRQQMGATPGEYRQVNRADADCD; translated from the coding sequence ATGATGGTGCCGAAAGACGATTGGTTCGGTCGCGTCGCCACCGACGACGCAGTCCGTGCAAAGATGGCGTTCGAGCACTTGCGAAATCACGGGCTGTCTCACTTTGCCTGCTACGCTCCGCCGATCGGTCGCTATTCCGACGTCCGCGCCGACGCGTTTCTGCAAGTTGTCGGCGACAATGGATTTGAATGTTCGTTGTACGAAACGGGTAGCGACGAGGACAAAGGTTGGTTGACAAATCATGCGAATGTCCGCAGATGGCTGGCTCGTTTACCGCGTCCGCTGGGTGTCTTTGCGGCGGATCCTTATCCCGCCCGGCAAATGGTCGAGATCTGCACGCTTGAATCGATCCGCGTTCCGGATGATGTCGCCATTCTGTCCGGTGATGATGACGATCTTTTGTGCAACGTCGCATCACCGCACCTTTCTGCCGTCGAACTGGCCAGTCATCGTATCGGCGATTCCGCAGCGCAACTGTTGTCGCGGATGATGAAGGGGGCTGCTGCGCCCAAACGCACAACATTGATCCCGCCATTGCGCGTGCGGTCACGACACTCCACCGACGTGCTTGCGATCGAGGACGAAGAACTGGCTGAGATCCTTAAATGCATTCGCGATTCCGCAGCCGATGGGATCACCGTTTCCAGCCTGACGCGACGCTTTCCGATCTCGCGCCGGCGTCTTGAACAGCGGTTTCGGTCGGTCTTGAACCGTAGTCCCGCCGAAGAAATCCGCCGAGTGCGAATGGAGCACGCGTGTCGACTTTTGCTCGATTCGGATCAGTCCATCGCGTCAATCGCCTTGAAAACAGGCTTCGCAACCGGCGCGTCGTTGTCACAGGCGTTTCGCCAACAGATGGGGGCGACTCCCGGCGAGTATCGTCAGGTCAATCGCGCGGACGCTGACTGTGACTGA
- a CDS encoding serine hydrolase: MLLLCMRGSVNGEESQRTFEIAIVNGRVVDGTGAPWYEADIGIRDGRIIKIGKINPESASKTIDAEGLIVAPGFIDMMGQTATPMLRQPATAINLLTQGITTINAGEGSSAAPVHELEAARIGWQNMAEYFQLLDSKGMPVNVVQTVGHTQVRRLVMGEDNRRASDEELDAMKEHVREAMEAGAIGVSTALIYPPAVYATTEEIGALAGVAGEYGGRYFTHMRNEGDQLLEAIDEALEIGRVGNTPVHIYHLKAAGRQNWGKMQLAIARIKAARAEGRQVTADIYPYVNNGLGIDALIHPRHFGEGRAKFLNRLKNDADLRAEVRREMEETPGWENWYRHTGSDWDRIVVGQTNAPRYREFTGQSVAAMAKATGDDVWDTFFTLCTSGAFALPETMSDANKIFAMQQPFVSFCTDVGPAGGSRSASHPRSFGSFPRMLSRYVRDLGALSLERAVAQASATACNSVMVYDRGRIAEGLAADVIVFDYDELTDKANFKDPHALSVGMKHVIVNGETVLADAKLTRNRPGRVLRGPGFDESKASHRVATGIVQTPFAEVDAVLQAFIGEHQIPGASLAITDSSRLVYARGFGYADVGQRERVTPESLFRIASISKPITAVAILQLIEQKKLSLDDKVFEVLQYEPYLPENAEYDKRQDEITIRHLLQHRGGWDRDQSFDAMFRSTEFSKTLGVEPPAAPETIIRMMLGKPLDFDPGERYAYSNYGYCLLGRVIEKLTGKSYEQYVKQSVLDPVGSTAMSIGATRLAGRKENEVRYYDPRLGDSVFAKDLNSPVPQPYGAWHLEAMDSHGAWIASATDLVRFASALDSPEDSPILSSDSIAEMVKRPDGLAGHNQDGTPKSKFYGLGWSVTTNESGQLTASHGGSLPGTNTILIRRPDGRNVALLFNTRITARLSRVVSGVLPQLEEAIDNVSQWPDHDLFDN, from the coding sequence GTGTTGTTGCTTTGCATGCGTGGTTCGGTCAACGGGGAGGAATCGCAAAGGACTTTCGAAATCGCGATTGTCAATGGACGCGTGGTCGATGGCACGGGGGCTCCGTGGTACGAGGCCGATATTGGCATTCGCGACGGACGCATCATCAAGATCGGCAAGATCAACCCAGAATCGGCGAGCAAGACGATTGATGCCGAGGGCCTGATCGTTGCCCCGGGTTTCATCGACATGATGGGGCAAACGGCCACGCCCATGCTGCGTCAGCCGGCGACTGCTATCAACCTGCTGACTCAGGGTATCACAACGATCAACGCGGGCGAAGGGTCTTCTGCGGCGCCGGTGCACGAGCTGGAAGCGGCCAGGATTGGCTGGCAAAATATGGCCGAGTACTTCCAGTTGCTCGATTCCAAAGGCATGCCGGTCAACGTGGTTCAAACGGTTGGGCACACGCAGGTGCGGCGTCTTGTGATGGGCGAAGACAATCGCCGAGCAAGCGACGAAGAGCTCGACGCGATGAAGGAGCATGTTCGCGAAGCGATGGAGGCCGGTGCGATCGGCGTGTCCACGGCGCTGATCTATCCGCCAGCCGTTTATGCGACCACGGAAGAAATCGGAGCACTGGCCGGGGTTGCGGGTGAATATGGCGGACGATATTTCACTCACATGCGCAACGAAGGCGATCAGCTTTTGGAAGCGATCGACGAGGCGCTGGAAATTGGTCGCGTCGGAAACACTCCCGTCCACATCTATCATCTCAAAGCAGCGGGCAGGCAAAACTGGGGAAAGATGCAATTGGCGATTGCCCGAATCAAGGCCGCTCGAGCGGAAGGTCGGCAGGTCACCGCCGATATTTACCCCTACGTCAACAATGGTCTGGGCATCGACGCTTTGATTCATCCGCGGCACTTTGGTGAAGGTCGCGCAAAGTTTCTCAATCGCCTGAAGAACGACGCCGACCTGCGGGCCGAAGTGCGACGGGAAATGGAAGAGACACCCGGTTGGGAAAACTGGTACCGGCACACCGGATCAGATTGGGACCGCATTGTCGTCGGTCAAACCAACGCCCCTCGCTACCGAGAATTCACAGGGCAGTCCGTTGCCGCGATGGCAAAGGCGACCGGCGACGACGTCTGGGACACGTTCTTTACACTGTGCACATCCGGGGCCTTCGCCCTGCCCGAAACCATGAGCGACGCGAACAAGATTTTCGCCATGCAGCAGCCATTCGTTTCGTTCTGCACCGACGTCGGGCCCGCTGGTGGCAGTCGCAGCGCTTCGCATCCCCGATCATTCGGCTCCTTTCCGCGAATGCTCTCTCGCTACGTTCGAGATCTTGGAGCCCTTTCGCTGGAACGCGCGGTTGCGCAGGCGAGTGCCACGGCTTGCAACAGTGTGATGGTGTACGACCGAGGACGCATCGCCGAAGGTCTAGCCGCAGATGTGATCGTGTTTGATTACGATGAATTGACGGACAAAGCGAATTTCAAGGACCCACATGCATTGTCAGTCGGCATGAAGCACGTGATCGTCAACGGCGAGACCGTTCTTGCCGACGCGAAGCTTACTCGAAACCGTCCCGGTCGTGTCCTTCGAGGTCCGGGGTTTGATGAGTCCAAAGCATCGCACCGTGTCGCGACAGGCATCGTGCAAACTCCTTTCGCCGAGGTCGACGCGGTTCTGCAGGCGTTCATCGGCGAGCACCAAATTCCCGGAGCGTCGCTGGCGATTACCGACAGCAGCCGATTGGTGTATGCACGCGGGTTTGGCTACGCGGACGTTGGTCAGCGAGAGCGCGTGACTCCCGAGAGTCTTTTTCGCATCGCCAGTATTTCCAAGCCGATCACGGCCGTCGCGATCCTGCAACTGATCGAGCAGAAGAAACTGTCGCTCGATGACAAGGTCTTTGAAGTGCTTCAGTACGAACCGTACCTTCCGGAAAATGCGGAGTATGACAAGCGTCAGGACGAAATCACGATTCGACATTTGCTGCAACATCGCGGCGGTTGGGACCGTGACCAATCGTTTGACGCGATGTTCAGGTCGACGGAGTTTTCGAAAACGCTCGGCGTCGAACCACCCGCGGCTCCGGAAACCATCATCCGCATGATGCTGGGCAAGCCGCTCGATTTTGATCCCGGCGAACGCTATGCGTACTCGAACTACGGCTACTGTTTGCTGGGGCGAGTGATCGAAAAACTGACCGGGAAATCTTACGAACAGTACGTCAAGCAGTCTGTGCTTGATCCCGTCGGCTCGACCGCGATGAGCATCGGAGCAACACGACTTGCAGGGCGCAAAGAGAACGAAGTACGCTACTACGATCCTCGCCTCGGAGATTCCGTCTTCGCGAAGGATCTGAATTCGCCGGTTCCGCAGCCGTATGGGGCATGGCATCTGGAAGCAATGGATTCGCACGGAGCGTGGATTGCATCGGCAACCGACTTGGTACGTTTTGCCAGCGCGCTTGACTCGCCGGAGGACAGCCCGATACTATCGTCCGATAGCATCGCAGAGATGGTGAAACGACCGGATGGGTTGGCCGGACACAATCAGGACGGAACGCCGAAATCGAAATTTTATGGACTCGGCTGGTCCGTGACGACAAATGAATCAGGACAGCTGACCGCATCGCATGGCGGATCGTTGCCCGGCACCAATACAATCCTGATCCGTCGCCCCGATGGCCGAAATGTGGCACTCCTGTTCAATACGCGAATCACGGCACGTCTCTCACGTGTGGTCAGCGGCGTCCTGCCCCAACTGGAAGAGGCAATCGACAACGTCAGCCAGTGGCCGGACCATGATTTGTTTGACAACTAA
- a CDS encoding family 43 glycosylhydrolase, with amino-acid sequence MKLPHVLLIVVLLWTSLHTVNAGPPNDGKLHVILGGDHADPTIVRDGGDFYMTHSSYRKVPGLKIWHSTNLVDWQPIAYALNKDVGTVWAPDLIKQDGLFYLYFPSSGKNYVVTAKDPRGPWSEPRLLDIPGIDPGHVATPTGDRFLYMHSGRVAPLSKDGLTVTGELQQKHVGWEYPADWDVECFCLESPKLTFRDGYYYMTAAQGGTAGPATSHMVTSARSRSPLGPWENSPHNPIVHTWSRSESYWSKGHGTIIDDADGNWYVVYHAYKKGALPHGRHTLVEAIEWTDDGWFKTTRDPKSEPEVIVHPNESIVEDDFESPQLKIQWQMTGASVLETHRVGGGEFQFNNPDDRMRTLQCNPPGKDYTVEIELGDHDPGVELGLAIWYSEQRLASLAVHGERLMMRFSDRTQTIRGVAASDVRYLRAELSKQSLNLYYSQDGETWTKNERTYELSGYDHNVLGNFSYLRPAIYAAGTGRAAIKSFKFKRDGAIH; translated from the coding sequence ATGAAATTGCCCCACGTTCTGCTGATCGTCGTTCTCCTCTGGACGAGTCTGCACACGGTAAATGCCGGACCGCCCAACGATGGCAAATTGCACGTGATTCTTGGTGGCGATCATGCGGACCCAACCATTGTTCGCGATGGCGGCGACTTCTACATGACTCATAGTTCCTATCGGAAAGTCCCAGGACTGAAGATCTGGCATTCAACCAACCTTGTCGATTGGCAACCGATCGCTTACGCGTTGAACAAGGACGTGGGAACCGTTTGGGCTCCCGATCTGATCAAACAGGATGGGCTGTTCTATCTGTACTTTCCGTCGAGCGGGAAGAACTATGTCGTGACGGCCAAAGATCCACGTGGGCCGTGGTCAGAACCGAGGTTGTTGGACATTCCGGGCATCGATCCGGGGCATGTGGCGACTCCAACTGGCGATCGATTTCTGTACATGCACAGCGGCCGTGTGGCACCGCTCAGCAAAGATGGCTTGACGGTCACGGGAGAGCTGCAGCAAAAACACGTTGGTTGGGAATATCCTGCAGACTGGGACGTCGAGTGTTTTTGTCTGGAATCACCCAAGTTGACGTTTCGTGATGGTTACTACTACATGACCGCTGCGCAGGGTGGCACGGCGGGTCCGGCGACAAGCCATATGGTGACCTCGGCCCGCTCCCGGTCACCTCTTGGCCCCTGGGAGAACAGCCCTCACAATCCGATCGTGCACACGTGGTCGCGAAGTGAATCCTATTGGTCGAAAGGACACGGTACGATCATCGATGACGCCGACGGCAATTGGTACGTCGTCTATCACGCTTACAAAAAAGGGGCCTTGCCGCACGGTCGTCATACGCTGGTCGAAGCGATCGAGTGGACCGACGACGGCTGGTTCAAGACGACGCGTGATCCCAAATCGGAACCGGAGGTGATCGTTCATCCGAATGAGTCGATTGTCGAGGACGACTTTGAATCACCGCAGCTGAAGATCCAATGGCAGATGACCGGAGCATCGGTACTGGAGACCCATCGCGTTGGCGGTGGGGAATTTCAGTTCAACAATCCGGATGATCGAATGCGCACGCTGCAGTGCAATCCTCCGGGAAAAGACTACACCGTCGAGATCGAGCTTGGCGACCATGATCCGGGCGTCGAGTTGGGATTGGCGATCTGGTATTCCGAGCAGAGACTCGCTTCGCTGGCCGTTCACGGCGAGCGGCTGATGATGCGGTTCAGCGACCGAACGCAAACCATCCGAGGTGTCGCTGCAAGCGATGTTCGATACCTGCGGGCTGAGCTGTCGAAGCAATCGCTCAATCTGTACTACAGCCAAGACGGGGAGACCTGGACGAAGAACGAACGCACCTACGAACTTTCCGGCTACGACCACAATGTGCTGGGGAATTTTTCTTACCTGCGTCCTGCAATCTATGCCGCCGGAACGGGCCGCGCAGCGATCAAGTCGTTCAAGTTCAAGAGGGATGGTGCCATCCACTAG
- a CDS encoding Gfo/Idh/MocA family oxidoreductase, which produces MKSQAVFNRRDFLQTASATTAAGVFMGTSAVSRAQDSPNERPVFATIGLRNQGWTITNKSTKFADFAAFADVDANVLGAVNEKLAKKTGKKADGYKDYHEVLDRNDIDAVMIAAPDHWHTKISVEAMLAGKDVYCEKPLTLTIDEGKLIEKIVKQTGRVFQVGTMQRTENSHRFLQAIALIRDGRIGEIRKVTCGINGATGSPPIPAIEAPQGLDWDMWLGPAPKVPYRALPEMRKGYGGGVPLFTNCHYAWRNWYETSGGQMNDWGAHHVDIATWALGASDTGPSKLTPVSYSLPVEYKDGYPTVSDQYNSPTKFEIHVNMPGDIPMIITSEGDNGILFEGTKGRFFVNRGKLAGKPVEDLETNPLPEDAVEKVYGGPVSENHTANFIEGMRSGKQPISDVWTHNRMLETCHLANIAIRLGRELNWDPTKREIIGDEEANSFLSRENRKGYEINM; this is translated from the coding sequence ATGAAATCCCAGGCCGTCTTCAACCGACGTGATTTTCTCCAAACGGCAAGCGCTACCACTGCGGCCGGCGTTTTCATGGGCACCAGCGCCGTCAGCCGGGCGCAAGATTCGCCGAATGAACGCCCCGTCTTCGCCACGATTGGGTTGCGCAACCAAGGCTGGACCATCACCAACAAGTCGACCAAGTTCGCGGACTTCGCCGCCTTTGCCGATGTCGACGCCAACGTGCTGGGCGCGGTCAACGAGAAGCTCGCGAAGAAAACTGGCAAGAAGGCTGACGGGTACAAGGACTACCACGAAGTGCTTGACCGCAACGACATCGATGCCGTCATGATTGCAGCGCCGGATCATTGGCACACGAAGATCTCGGTCGAAGCGATGTTGGCCGGCAAGGATGTCTACTGCGAAAAGCCGCTGACGTTGACCATCGACGAAGGCAAGTTGATCGAAAAGATTGTCAAGCAAACCGGTCGTGTGTTCCAAGTCGGAACCATGCAGCGAACCGAAAATAGCCACCGGTTTCTTCAAGCGATCGCATTGATCCGCGACGGCCGGATCGGCGAAATCCGCAAGGTGACGTGCGGAATCAACGGTGCCACGGGTTCGCCACCGATCCCCGCTATCGAAGCTCCCCAAGGCCTTGATTGGGACATGTGGCTCGGCCCAGCGCCGAAGGTGCCCTACCGTGCCTTGCCCGAAATGCGAAAAGGCTACGGTGGCGGTGTGCCACTGTTCACCAACTGTCACTACGCGTGGCGCAACTGGTACGAAACCTCCGGTGGCCAGATGAACGACTGGGGTGCCCACCACGTGGACATTGCGACCTGGGCATTGGGTGCGAGCGACACCGGTCCGAGCAAGCTGACGCCCGTCAGCTATTCATTACCGGTTGAATACAAAGACGGCTACCCGACGGTCAGTGATCAATACAATTCGCCAACCAAGTTTGAGATCCACGTCAACATGCCCGGTGACATTCCGATGATCATCACGAGCGAGGGTGACAACGGCATCTTGTTTGAAGGCACGAAAGGTCGCTTCTTCGTCAATCGCGGCAAGCTAGCGGGCAAGCCCGTCGAAGACTTGGAAACGAATCCGTTGCCTGAAGACGCCGTGGAGAAGGTCTATGGTGGTCCCGTCAGCGAGAACCACACCGCCAACTTCATCGAAGGCATGCGTTCCGGTAAACAACCGATCTCCGATGTTTGGACACACAACCGAATGCTTGAGACATGCCACTTGGCAAACATCGCGATCCGCTTGGGACGCGAGCTGAATTGGGATCCGACCAAACGTGAAATCATCGGTGACGAGGAAGCCAATTCGTTCCTTTCGCGAGAGAATCGCAAGGGCTACGAAATCAACATGTAG
- a CDS encoding BNR-4 repeat-containing protein: protein MTPASNHRLTHRFTLAFIAIAVGFLGCKAAVADDTITLNQKADGYRGIWYMNQPSGDEYVYKYSGGLGTYCAKHKPFAIHCPEVNKTFFCYGGATKDNDRKLVHMVSYFDHDTKTVPRPTLLLDKQTDDAHDNPVISVDGKGHIWIFSTSHGRSRPSFIHRSVRPYDINEFEIVPATRLEGDKPTPLDNFSYLQAWQSADHGFQVFFTRYGYPAKRTICFMKSDDGVAWSEWQRIAAIEEGHYQISGICESKIGTFFNFHPEGKGLNWRTNLYYVESADGGNSWQSVDGQPLSLPVTTVRNPALIRDYQSEGLNVYLKDLRFDEKHRPVLLYITSKGYQSGPKNDPRTWTIAKWTGEKWAFSEITTSDNNYDFGELWIFAPDDWRVIGPTGKGPQPYNPGGEIAMWESRDQGTTWKQSRQMTSGSTRNHTYVRRALSAHPDFIAIWADGHGRQPSGSRIHFADIKGNVYQLPQSMDGETASPILVESP, encoded by the coding sequence ATGACTCCAGCATCAAATCACAGACTCACACATCGTTTTACACTCGCTTTCATAGCGATCGCAGTGGGGTTTCTTGGCTGCAAAGCCGCCGTTGCTGACGACACCATTACGCTGAATCAAAAGGCGGATGGCTATCGCGGCATCTGGTACATGAATCAGCCATCGGGTGACGAGTACGTTTACAAATACAGCGGCGGATTGGGAACGTACTGTGCGAAACACAAACCGTTTGCGATTCACTGTCCCGAGGTGAACAAAACGTTTTTCTGTTATGGCGGCGCGACAAAGGACAACGACCGGAAGCTGGTTCATATGGTTTCCTATTTCGACCACGACACCAAAACGGTTCCGCGTCCAACGCTCTTGCTGGACAAGCAAACCGATGACGCGCATGACAATCCAGTCATTTCTGTGGACGGCAAAGGCCACATTTGGATCTTCTCGACCTCACATGGTCGATCTCGCCCGTCATTCATTCACCGCAGCGTGCGGCCTTACGACATCAATGAGTTCGAGATTGTCCCCGCGACGCGGCTGGAAGGCGACAAGCCAACTCCGTTGGATAATTTCTCGTACCTTCAAGCGTGGCAGTCCGCAGATCATGGTTTTCAAGTGTTCTTCACCCGCTACGGTTACCCTGCAAAGCGAACGATCTGTTTCATGAAGAGTGACGATGGCGTCGCGTGGAGCGAGTGGCAGCGCATTGCAGCAATCGAAGAAGGCCATTACCAGATCTCGGGAATTTGCGAGTCAAAGATTGGAACGTTCTTCAACTTCCATCCTGAGGGGAAAGGGCTGAACTGGCGCACCAATTTGTACTACGTCGAATCCGCTGATGGTGGCAACTCGTGGCAATCGGTCGACGGGCAACCGCTCTCGTTACCTGTGACGACCGTTCGCAACCCAGCGTTGATTCGCGATTATCAGTCCGAAGGGCTGAACGTGTACTTAAAGGATCTACGGTTCGATGAGAAGCATCGCCCCGTGTTGCTGTACATCACCAGCAAGGGCTATCAGTCCGGGCCGAAAAACGATCCTAGGACATGGACGATTGCGAAATGGACAGGTGAGAAGTGGGCCTTCAGTGAGATCACGACGTCAGACAACAACTATGATTTCGGTGAACTTTGGATATTCGCGCCAGACGACTGGCGCGTCATTGGGCCCACAGGGAAAGGCCCGCAGCCTTACAATCCTGGAGGTGAAATCGCGATGTGGGAGAGCCGCGATCAAGGCACCACATGGAAGCAATCTCGCCAGATGACTTCGGGCAGTACGAGGAATCATACCTACGTTCGCCGCGCCTTGTCTGCACATCCAGATTTCATCGCCATCTGGGCAGATGGCCACGGGCGACAACCCTCGGGCTCGCGAATCCATTTTGCGGATATCAAAGGCAACGTTTATCAACTTCCCCAGTCGATGGACGGAGAGACGGCCTCGCCAATCCTTGTCGAGTCTCCTTGA
- a CDS encoding peroxidase-related enzyme (This protein belongs to a clade of uncharacterized proteins related to peroxidases such as the alkylhydroperoxidase AhpD.), with amino-acid sequence MPRFPLIHETEAPDEVTEIYRDFRREMRFPDVPNFIRTQGASHSMLAGTWGLLKHVLLEGRLPRPTKELIFVAISVKRECRYCAEAHAACCRVLGVEDSTIRAVMEGLKGDVPDLPDHTRDILRFAIKCGATPENLNNDDFASLTRHGLDNEQVLEVIATAAMAVYSTIIADATMLDVDDMFAEM; translated from the coding sequence ATGCCACGCTTCCCGTTGATCCATGAGACCGAGGCACCGGACGAGGTGACGGAGATCTATCGCGATTTCCGGCGAGAGATGCGGTTTCCCGACGTGCCAAACTTCATCCGCACGCAGGGTGCATCGCATTCGATGCTGGCTGGCACTTGGGGCCTGCTGAAGCATGTTCTTTTGGAGGGTCGCCTTCCGCGACCGACGAAAGAACTGATCTTTGTGGCGATCTCTGTGAAGAGGGAGTGCAGGTATTGCGCGGAGGCACACGCTGCGTGTTGTCGCGTCTTGGGGGTTGAGGACAGCACGATTCGGGCCGTGATGGAAGGGCTTAAAGGGGACGTCCCCGATCTCCCCGATCATACGCGCGACATTCTCCGATTCGCCATCAAGTGTGGTGCCACGCCCGAGAATCTGAACAACGATGATTTCGCCAGTCTCACCCGACACGGCCTGGACAACGAGCAGGTTTTGGAAGTGATCGCCACCGCAGCAATGGCGGTCTATTCGACGATCATTGCCGACGCGACGATGCTGGATGTTGATGACATGTTTGCAGAAATGTAG